The following nucleotide sequence is from Nesterenkonia xinjiangensis.
AGCCGGGCTCGGGCTCGGTGACGCGCGACTGGACCAGATCGACTTCGCCTATCACGACATCCACCCGGACCGAGGGCTGTTCCACCTGCTGGTCCGCCGGGGGCGGGCCGTGCGGCTGCTCGACGAGGCCCGGCTGCGACGTGCGATCACCGATCCGCCGGCCACGACACGTGCGGCGGTGCGGGGACGCTTCCTCTCCGCGGCCCGGGCCCATGGCGCCGGGCACACCGTGGACTGGGTGCATCACAAGCTGGTGGACCGGCCCCTGGAGGCCGTCATGGTCAAGGATCCCTTCGCCGCCGAGGATCCGCGGGTCGACACGCTGCTGGGCAGGCTCCGCGGCGAACTGCGCGAGCTCGACGACGCCGAGCGGGAGGCACAGCCGGGACCGCTGGCGCTCTCCGAACGGTATGTGGCGACATCGCCGGTGCCTCCGCCGGAGCCGCCGCTCATCTGAGGAGACGCGCTGACCTGGAGCGACGCCTCTGCCCTGAGCGAGGCTCCGGGTCGACCCTGTACAGTTCACCCTGGCGACATCACCGCCCGCCCCGATCAGTTGTGGAGGACACCCTTCGTGCGAAAGATGCAATACGCCCTGGCTGCCCCGGCAGTGCTGCTGCTGGCCGGCTGCTCCAGCGACGGACTCGGCGACACCTCGGCTCTGTCGGGGATCGATCTGCACTTCACCGACGAGGGTGTTCCCGAGGTGCTGATCAGCAATCCTGTGGAGTCCGACGAGGAGTCCTCGCTGATCCTGTCCCAGGGGGACGGCGATGAGCTGGATCCGGAGCAGATCCTGCACGTGTCCTCGGCGACGGTCGACCCGGCCAGCGGCGCGGTGCAGCAGGAGAACTTCAGCGAGGACACGCCCTCGCTGCTGTTCCTGCCGATGATCCAGGAGCAGAGCGAGTTCATCTACGACTCGCTGGTGGACACCGGGGCGACCGTCGGCTCCGACATCGCACTCTATGAGCCGGGCAGCGCCGAGACCGGCGGTGCGGACTCGCTGGTGATCCTCCGCATCGATGACCAGGTGCCCGCCCATGCGACCGGCGAGGAGCAGGAGCAGAGCGGAGACCTGCCGGAGATCACCTCGGAGGTCGGCGAAGCTCCCACGCTCCCCGCCGCTCCCGATGAGGAGGAGGCTCCGGAGGAGACCGAGAGCGAGGTGCTCATCGCCGGCGAGGGTGCGGAGATCGGAGCCACTGACCAGGTCGTGGTCCGCTACACCGGCTGGACATGGTCCGACGGGGAGGTCTTCGACTCCGCGTGGCCGGGCGTCACACCTCCGGACTCGGAGCAGGCTGCCGAGGACGGGACCACCGAGGACGAGGAAGCCGAGGACGACGGCGAGGACGACGAGGCCGCGTCGGTGCCGCCAGCCAGTTTCCCCCTGGACAACCTGGTGGACGGATGGGCCGAAGGGCTGGAGGGCAAGCACGTCGGTGACCGTGTGCTTCTGGTGATCCCGCCGGAGTCCGGCTACGGCGAGGCCGAGGGCCATGATCTGCAGGACGAGACGCTGATCTTCGTGGTGGACCTCATCGCCTCCGCCCCGGCGCCCGAGCAGACCCAGGAGCAGATGCCGGAGCAGCCCGAGCTCACGGAGGAGGAGCTCGAGGAGCTCGAGGAGATGATGCAGGA
It contains:
- a CDS encoding FKBP-type peptidyl-prolyl cis-trans isomerase; the protein is MQYALAAPAVLLLAGCSSDGLGDTSALSGIDLHFTDEGVPEVLISNPVESDEESSLILSQGDGDELDPEQILHVSSATVDPASGAVQQENFSEDTPSLLFLPMIQEQSEFIYDSLVDTGATVGSDIALYEPGSAETGGADSLVILRIDDQVPAHATGEEQEQSGDLPEITSEVGEAPTLPAAPDEEEAPEETESEVLIAGEGAEIGATDQVVVRYTGWTWSDGEVFDSAWPGVTPPDSEQAAEDGTTEDEEAEDDGEDDEAASVPPASFPLDNLVDGWAEGLEGKHVGDRVLLVIPPESGYGEAEGHDLQDETLIFVVDLIASAPAPEQTQEQMPEQPELTEEELEELEEMMQEQGGEDADADDTDADDTDDD